The region ATAGGGAGATCTGCTATTTTATGGATAGGATACCAAGATAATGTTTTCAGTACAGAAATTGAAGTTTAACAAGGTGATGAAATTAATGTGATTGTGAATACTTTTAAggacttttataatttttttactcATATCACATATAATTAAACATCAATATGGTTAAAATCATCTATTTTGAACTTAGGTGAGTTATCTAATCATTTGGTAAGGGAAATTTTTAAGAACCTACATTAATATACTATAATGTACACTTCAAACTTAGAACTTCTTAAATTCCCACTAATGCTAAGCTCTCTGAGGGCAGgactctggttttgttttgtcttcctcTGTATATTTAGCTGAGCCGTATGCCTTGTATGTAGTTTAGTACTTGTATTTTTGAAAGGTGATTTCTTTTTGAGTTAGTTGCACATTCCTTAAGAATTATTCCTCTGGTGAATACAATATAAATAGATCTGGAAGTTGAAAGAAACCTCAGTCTGatagtaaaattttaatatacaatCTATGCAGTATATCAAGGGGTTTTTCTTGAATACATTGACTTAACCATTGATTTTCACTAAGCCATATGATATGGCAGAGAATTAATTCTATGGAAATCAAATGttatatgtctttttcttttacaCTGAAGCCAAAGGAGAAACTGCTTCACAGCTTCAGTCAGAAATTTCATCAGATGGTCAAGAAGATGCTATTAGCATAAATACAGCTCAGCCAGAAAGCATCACAGTGGCTCACGGAGATCCACCTAAAAACTCCCTTGCCAGCTGTGACTCCCAGGCCCTGAATATGTTAGCTGATCTAGCATTGAGTGCTTCTGCCTCCCCCACACCATCATCTGAGCCCAGAAAGCTTCCCTGCCCCTCTGGACTGCCCCCAAGTGAGGTTTTGCCTTCTGAAGAACATTCTTCGCATGGTACATCTGACCACGAATATCACAGAGGAGCCAAAAGTCAAAAAGATGGGCCGTTACCTAAGCTCTCTGCTGATAAAAGTAATCCACCGTTGGACTCCACTGTCGACCAGGAAGAAGGGAGCTTGATTCCTAGCACTCAGGCCCCTGTTGGCACCCACTTGGCTCTTCCTGAGGAAACATTGAAAAGGCCTGACGCAAGCCAGAGCTCTTTTGTTGCTGTGGAACATTCCTATGCCCTACTCCTTGCAAAGCATTCAAAGAAGCATCTACAGCAGAGAGTAGCAGGCCCTGCCTTTGCTAAGAATGGCACAAAAGGCCCCGAAGCAGGAACCCCAGTGGGAAAAGTAATGCCCTTTCGGCACCAGCAGAACACCTCCCCTCTGCAAAAGCTTTCCGAGGACCCATTACTCCAGCGCAAGAGCAGATTGCTGTCCTCCAGCCCGAGAGATTTTTACTGCTCTCATACTGTGTTCAGCTGTGATGGCTCCTTTAGGGTCACTTTCACATGTGAAGCAGAATATGTATTCAGTTTAGACAGCAAGTATACCAACAACCCACTGGAGAAGGCAGTGGTCAGAGCATTACATGGGTAAGTGGTGGTGCGGGTAAGGTGGTGGTCAGAGCATCATGTGGGTGGGTGGTAGTGCAGGTAAGACTGTAGTCAGCGTCACGTGGGTGAGTGGTGATGTGGATGAGGCGGCAGTCAGAGTGTCACGTGGGTGGACAGTGGTGCAGGTGAGGTGGTAGAGCATTACATGCATTAAATAGTGCACCGGGGTGTAGTCAGAGCATTACATGCATTAAATAGTGGTGCAAGTGGATATAACCGTGTTGAGTAAATGTTGTGTTGGGGGTTACTTGTGCTGAGCTTTGGAGAAGCAGAAAGCGGGTGTAAGTCCAGTAACTTGTATTAATATCAAGTGGTTTGATTTACCGTCAGCCATTGACTGTGACTGCATGGAGAACTTTAGCAAGGTAAGTTCAGCCTTGTGAGTGCCTTTCCATTTTAAGATGCTCCTTTGTAAACCTTGGCAATCTTTGAATTGTAATATTTAAGTGAGCACTCAATCTAAAATAGTAAGATGCAGAAATAATGCTTTAAAGACTGAATTCCAGAAGAAACGTTTTAAAAATTAGTTGTAGTTTGTTAACTCAGTCATGTTGCAGTGAGTGAGCTGTCTTGACAGGCTGTTCCATAAATCTTCGTCAAGGGAGGGGTCAAGTCAGTAAGAGCAGAACAGCTCAGATCATGGGCTTTGGAGTGTGGACTAACCTGGGTTTTTAATCAAGGCCTTCCCACAGTAGTTTCTGTGACCTAGACGTCCCTGTGCTTTGGGACAGTGCTTCTCAATCTTTACTGTGTGCACCACTCACTCTCTGCCttgcagattctgactcagtcTATCAGGATGGGTCTGAGTATCTACATCTCTGACAAATTCCCAGACAGGGTGATAGCCTGTGGAAAAAACTTTTAAGTAGGGGCTTAGTAATAGCTACATCATGAGGTGGTTATGTACATTAGGATTTTGCTTAGTGACTGGAACAGACTAATAAATGGTAACTATTACTGTTAGCAGGAAGCATTAGCTTTATGAAACGGCATTCATCTACTTGTTAGTGGTCTGTTTCATGAGTGACTAAATTGTATTAGACACCTTTGTTTGCTCCAGTTAGGAGCTCCCGCTCCTCAGAGCATTATTCCCTTatgttcccatcacttctctAGCCTAAGTCCTCTGTAACTGCAGCCTGTCTCTGAGCCCTTCTGACTTATCCCCTCCAGCTCTCTGCTGTCCTTTGCCTGCAGATGGCCAGAAATGTTTTGTATCTCTCCTTACAGTTCAGGAGGTTTTCCAGAACTGTAATCTGAAAACAGTGTAGTTCTGCTGAATTGCCCACAAAGATATTTTAATCTTCAGACTTTCCCAAGGCTCTGGAGAGagacacaaaaatagaaaagaaataagtTGGCCAGATTTAGCAAAAGCAAGGGGAGAGGAGGGTTTGAGTAGCTTTGGAACCGTCATTCCCCTAATAGAAATACGGTGtccagagagagtctgcatgaaATCAAAGAAGGTCCTAGGCTAGGAGTCAGGAGGCCTGTGTACCAGTCACAGTTCTACCACTTACAAGTCCTGTGATGAAAAAGGAGTCAAAACTCCTATTCTCAGTGCTCTTTTCTGTCTCTGAAAAATGGGTGGATTTGATTTATTATAACTGTTAAGTCAACttctttttactttattgttGCAtagttgtattatttttaaaataaaaacacatttaaaatcaaGGTTAACAAAAAAGGGACTTGGCTTAAGATACTTGACTAACCAATCATTGTCAGTGATCATTGTATGTTCTCTCTTTAAAACCACAGGCCCTGGAACACTGATTTACCTGATAACGTAGAAGAAGTGAAGCTCATACTTCATATGTGGATGGCTCTGTTTTACAGCAGTCAGAGCAAACTCATACAGTCATCTAGAAAAGTGGTGGAGCACAGCAGCCCCACGAAGTTTGTGTCTATAAATAGCACATTAGATTCTTTGGAAGTCAGTGAGTTGGAGGAGCCCCCCTGTGCAGAGAGGTGTAACCCACTGTTGGAGACTGACGAGACTCCCAGAGGTCACACTGCCGAAGTGTCCTTCCCTGACACGCACTCCTTGCTTCCTTTCATTAAACCACCACCTGCAAGAGGCTTGGAACTGTGGGTGCACAATGAGCTGAAAGAAGGTTTTGCAGGAGAGGGTCACTCAGATACCCCGGAAAGCCAGAATTTCATCAATTCCTGTAGTAACGAGGTAAGTAAATCTGAATACTATAAATGCTGATGTTATTTGTGAAgaaattttcatttgatttttgtgtataaAAATCACATTCAAAACAAGGCATTGGTTTCTTTTAGGAAAGTGGATTCCCTAGTAATGTAAAGGATTATAATGCTAAAAACTTAATTTCCTTAAGTGTTGCTCTGGATTGTCTGCAGGTGGAGCTTGTCTTTCATCCTGATCGAAGAAGCAGAAGTAGAAAAATATTGTGGGGGACAGGCAATCTGAGAGCCGACCATAGTGTTACTCAGTGTATAATTTGGGACAAGTTATTTGTTTCCTCTGAgcttattttcttatcttttaaaaGAAGTGAATAATACTTGTTATGTCTTACCTAGAGTAGTTTTTAAGAATCAACTGTggtaataataaatattagaaatcTTTGATAAATCTTAAAATTGaatatgttaaaattatttttgaaaacataCTGGAACAGTAAATAAAATGCCAGGTCTCTTATAGATCTGTagttaaatatttgtaaatatggcAAATATGCTTTGCTCCTTTCCATTGTTCTCAGCTTATGTTCAGCCAGGCCAGATAATCAGATTTTAGCTGGAGCAAGTAAAAAAGTTGTATCAAAATTCTAAGTACATGAATTGACAGAAGAGCCACCTTGTTAAGCATTTGGCCTAGCTTTGTTCCAGGATAATTTTGCACGGGTTTGGACATCTACAGTGCCTGTTCTAATGTTGAATAAACAGTGTGTCTTTACCTGGGGTTACATGGGGTTTGGCAGGTCTGGGTGAGCCCCGGTGGTTGGGGAGGGTCTGTGACCCCCTCCAGAAGCAAACAATAGAGTGCTGCAAGCTGAGGGTGACTGGAACCCTCCGTTTACCTCAGCTCCATTAGTTCCCACAACTCGAGGAGGCAAGGGCCATTCTTGCCCATCTCCTAGACAAGTGACTGCAGCACAGAGAAGCGTGAAAATTGCCTGAGGTTGTGTAGTCAGTCAGCTTATCTAGCTAAGATTCAAATCTAGAATCAAATCCTGTGTCTGTATGTATATGCACATGTAAGTGTTTATTTATACATATGTGTGGTTTTTTTCTGAGGATGTGGTTCATAaatttcttctgatttttaaaaagctacataAAACCTAGGTAAGAATCACTGcctcaaaataagaaaatatttagtaGTTAGGCAGACTTCAGTTACTATCTATATGTATACtagtttcttatatttttttgtgGTAATATATAATTAACTATCAACAAGTCTAATTTCAGAAATAGTTTTTGCAAATGTGAAATTGAGTATTAAGAAGTAGAaagtaaggaacaaaacagcagtagactcacagaacccaagaatggactaacagttaccaaagggcaaggggctggggaggatgggtgggaagggagggataaggggttaaaaggggcattacaattagcacacataatgtcggggggagggcacagggaacacagtataacacagagaagacaagtaatgattctatagcatcttactacgctgatggacggtgactgtaatggggtatgtgagggggacttgataatagggggagtctagtaaccataatgttgttctagtaattgtacattaatgaaatcaaaataaaaaaaataaaaaataaagttaaaaaaaaagaagtagaaattAGAATATTAAAGTCCATGCTCCCTAATGATATTTTAGCATAGACTTACAAAGACCTTTCTGTTGTCTTGGATATTGTGCCTACACTTCGAAGGTGAGCACACACATGTGCCAccccctgcctcccaggggcAGACTCAGAGATGAAGAGAATGCCATATGATAGGCACTAGAAACCAAAGGCAGGTTGCTTTAGTTGTATGTTTACTTAAGCAATTCTTTTAAATGATCAGACTTTATTTTAGAAACATTTCACTTCACCTATACGAAAACATATCAATATAAACATACCAATGTGATCACAATTTGTATTTCCCAAAGACCACAAGCATGGTGAGATTTAGTACTGTGACCAAACATTGGAGCCACAGTGTGGTAAGGAGAGTGACAGGAACGTTTTCACAAAGACTCTTACCATCAAGACTTTGCTATGCTTTATGTCTGGCCAGTCATATCCTCTTAAAACTCTGAGTCTCAGTTCTACCCTGACAGTTACTTGGGTTGGTGTGTTTCTTTGGTTAagacagaaatattttaatgagatttgAAAAACAGGTCCTAACTTCCAATATGATTGCCCCAAAACATGGCATGATAACTAACCATAATAACCAACCAGAACTTACAGATGTGTGGTTAGTTGTATGATCAGTCCGTTTCACCATGCTCTGGACGACACCATGCCAcagcctttaaaaaaacaaaatcctgttTATGAGGTTATCAAAATTGTCAGGAGTGGTTTTGTTAACGTTGAAACTGAATCCTTTCTGTTACTGGTTAAATCAGCCCCTCAGGTTTAGTTTCTAATGAAGACTGCACTGCACTATGTTTCTATTGCCCTGTTGAATAGGAGGCATTATAATGAGAGAAAGTGATTATCTCTACTTATAAGCAAAGAAGATAGCTAAGCGGGGAGGAACCTTTATTTACCAGAGTGGATATTGACACTTTGGGAAACTGCTTATCTGTATCTTCTGAGTACAAGAAATAGTGATTAATTTACTATTTCCTCATGGGAAAGTTCTAGATGACAGTATGTTTACTGTCTAAATGAAAGCTCGTGTTTAAAATAAGTTACtctttgcttttaaaatcatcttttaaTCTTactaaaaacagtaaaaaatgaGTACTTTTCCTCCAGTGTAGCATTTCTGAATTAAGCACTGTTGTTTAGCAAACAGGCTCCTTTTTCAAGTCTTTAAATTGTAAGTGGTCTAGCCACTTTTCTTCCCAAaggtccatttaaaaaaaaaaagcttagttTTGGAGCTTTCATCATGtgtatatttaaagaaaacagattATTTAGGGAGGTATTCTTAGCCTATCCAAAAGCATCTGCTTGATCTCCACCCTGTGATATTCTTATAGATTAGAAGattcaaaagaacaaactaaaatcaACCCTTGGCTACAACTGTTCTTCACATATGTGAATGTTAGTTTACAtgactcttgatttttttttttctacattcaTTATTTTAGGTAATTGGGGGGAAAGCCAAACAAGAATCATCAGATAAACTGGAGACTCTGAGCCTTGTGCCTTCTGATATTGGAAGTACCCAAACTAATGAACCATCTCTTCCTGGTGAAGATACAGCCTTAGAGCCACTTGATAGCACAAGAGTGACTTCTTACAATGATGGTGTCCCACAAGTCACATTCACCAAGAGTCATGATGGGATCAGCAATCAGCCAGCGATTTGTCAGAAGTCTGTGTACAGCACCCTTGAAAGCAAAGTTGGTGTTTTCCAAGCAACAATGCAAACAAAACCAGGTGCTTCACAAGGCCTAATCCAGCATAGCAGCCCCATAAACACAGAGTCCCAGCCTTCCCTAGAAGGAAAGGATGATACAGGGTATGTAATGATTAATCTGGAACCAGTTACCCtgacttttgaaaaaaatacctATGTCCCAATACCGACAGAACGTGTAAATAGAGCCAGTGAACCTGCCACCTTTAATATAGAGTTGATGAAGCAAGTAGCCCCTTCCATGAGTCTTCGACATCCTGGATCCATTTTTGAAAAGGCACAGACCCTTAGGGACATGCCGTCTGTAGCAATGTCAGGACAGAAAGACCCTAAGTGCCTTTGTTCCTCCTCAGTGAGCAGAGTGGCCCCTGCTGAGGAGCTGTGTTCCTTACAGAAGGAGACTCCTGATCCAGGCTCATCATCGTCGTCTGGTAATTCAGTGGTGACTGAGGCACTGTCATTAGGCAAAAGTTCTAATTATTCATCACCCCGAGAAGAAGTGAAACTTTCTCAGGAATTTTCCCTTCAGACTCAGAGTCTCTTCAGCGTATCTCCAGAAGAGGTTACAGAGCCATCACCAATCGAAGAGGTAGGCTCATCAGCCTCTGCGTCCTTGGAAAAAAACTACGCACTTACTCGCATTCCTCCATTAAGTGCTACACCCCATGGTGCTTCAGAACTCAAGGATGAAGTTGGCCTCAGCAGTGAAAAGAGGAATTTTGAATCATGCAGTTCATTTAGCAAACAAACCAGCTTGTCTCTGAACAGAGAGGAGGTCAGCTTAGAGCTATCAGAGGAAGATTCGGACATCAATCTAACTCTCACAATATCACCACCGACAAGTCCCAGAGAAGAAATGCCAGCAGGTGAAATAGAGCAACATCAGGAGGCCCCACTATCAAACTTAGAACTTCAGGAAAtgactgaagaaataattgagtcAGAAGAGGTGACTTTAAGAGCAAACAGAGAAGGGAATTCCACTAGTTATACATCAGTGCATCCTACAGTGTCAGAGAAAGCagtagaaaatgagagaaaaagtggTAACTTACAAACTGTTACTCTAGTACTTTCTAAAGACACTTGTTGTGCCCTTCAGATTGCAGAGGAAGTAAATGTTACCTCACATTTTCCCTTTGGCTCCTTAATTGAAGAAGTGTCACCAGCTTCTAGTCCTAACCCCCAGGTACCAGTTGAAGTACCCCAAGTACCATCTCAGGCTGTGTCTCCATGTAGCTTAAAACTTCCTGATACACAGTGTGAGAATTGGGACAAATTCTCCCAGATAGAGGCAAGAGATTTGGCcataacagaagaaaataattcttttgtGGGTCCTCCCCACCCAGGGGGCGAAGGTCACTTACCTTGGATTCAGCAAATGCAACTTTGTGCTGAAATGCCTCTCATACTGAATCATCATGGAAGGGAAGATAGATGCTCAACCCTTCCTAGTAAGGTAACTGAGGCCATTATCCCCTGTGAGTGTGATGAGGGCTTCTTCCCCTCAGACAAGGCTCCATACTGTGATAGAGAGTTAGACCAGCCTGCCTTGGCAGCCAATTCCACACATGAGTTCAGGCCTTCTCTAGAGAAATGGGTAACATCAGGAAATCCACTGCAGACAGTCAGTGTAGAAAACAGAAATTTGGACTTAAATCATCTTGTCTTGGAGACCAGTGAGCCTCCATTGAGTCCTAGAAAGATTATTGAAAATAAGTCTTTGGCTGACACATTTAGTTCCACAACTGTCCCAGGTGGTATAGAGAATGTGTCCTTCGAACAGGAGACTAGCCCTAAAAGTATTAAGAAAAGCCTCCTTTGCAGTGATTTGAAAACAAATGAAGGCGGTTACACGCAAGCTCAGTCCTTGAGCTTTGACTCTGTTGATGGAGCAGATGTTCTACAGGCACACTTGTGTTCAGAGACCCCCAGACTTGATTGGTCCTCAGGTAGCACTCCATTAGCCCATTTTACAAGACCCATGAACATAGAGCTAGGGTTCCAAACACAGGAAATACCAGTAGGCAGAGTGACCAGTTTGCTTAAGAACAGTGAAACTAAAGCTGAGTTACATGAAAAACACGGAGATCTGGGAGGTGCTGGCTCTCAGTCAAACACTGCATCTCCAAAAGGGGAACAAGAAACAGTGCTGCAGGATCTGTCACCATGTGGCACAATAAATCTGTTCAATGGTGGGCTTTTTCCCATGTGTGTAGCTGCTGATTCTTATCGACATACAGCAGTCACCAGTGACAATACCAGTATGGAGCCTCTTGCTCCTTTTGTTCCCCAACCTCATTCCCCTCTTGTTTATGGAATTTCTAAAGAGcagatagaaaataaaagcactggTGAGCGTCTCAGGACCAAGGAGGACTCAGAAGTCCTGAGTGGAGACATGGATGTCAGTGTGAATCCTGACATTCATAATGAACCACTTTCTGGAGACTCTGATAAAGACCCTTGCAGTGACTGCAGAAATCCCAAAGTGGATGAGGATGACCCCTGCACTTCGCGATGTATTCAcaccaagaaaaaagaagatgCTTCAGAAGATGTTTATGACTCTTTCCCAAGCCTAACCACTAGTGATAACAAGGATTGGGGCTGCTCAAATCAAGTTCCAGGGTTAGAGACAAGCATTCCTGCCAGAAACCAGTCAATTGGATTAAAGAAAGAAGATAAATGTGTGCCATGTTACATACAAATCCGAGATCTCCATGGCATCCCCAGGACTTACGCTAACTTCACCGTAACTAAAGAGTTCAAAGATACCACGAGAACATTGCACAGCTCGAGAAGGCACTCCAGTTTCACTGCGAAGTGTGACTTGCTCAGCTTCTGGACAAAtacttgtcaggtggcagataaccTCACCCAGAGTACTTTAGA is a window of Manis pentadactyla isolate mManPen7 chromosome 3, mManPen7.hap1, whole genome shotgun sequence DNA encoding:
- the TASOR2 gene encoding protein TASOR 2 isoform X11, producing the protein MGKKLSNNRKVSGAAAAQRTAFMTLTENRTIVKNSGGILDENELRPPSQLHSFLEKTETGFISEKIFETVSLSSDSLFQRAVSILHTSYLDSASEHGFQYSQVTLVKNDIFLNEYKTFYQEKKTNNYTEEELKETYGFLLSETENQAKLVCQRGLRVGSSAVTTLGDPAKVFETVSLSSDSLFQRAVSILHTSYLDSASEHGFQYSQVTLVKNDIFLNEYKTFYQEKKTNNYTEEELKETYGFLLSETENQAKLVCQRGLRVGSSAVTTLGDPAKGVYISKYSDYLQARPWHPGKPGYVVIFNLITGKVKFVSENYTTNYTSPSPGYDCHVAANTNKVSHKTSHFRAFELSQYYLYELSGSTVTERPRQLCPYAIVAFQYREPKRMAVAAHKSIFELSENVLSPWKGKLIIQGCLLCDITLWSSYGSVVPAQLPYELDFKYIMKVSSLRKRLPEAAFRKQNYLEEKVCCQDLCFNMYEVELSNKQGDKIDKLTKYIQNKQLAIIKCLEDRGFFILLTSSALISETNFGDDQMGLHGLHLLHSSPSTGAEVLTAQFVQTTKLDRKNQEAPISKDVPVATSAKMAKRQEKSPIKTVPRAKPPVKKSPQTQRVNVVKGNQNPRIRKQPQPAKGETASQLQSEISSDGQEDAISINTAQPESITVAHGDPPKNSLASCDSQALNMLADLALSASASPTPSSEPRKLPCPSGLPPSEVLPSEEHSSHGTSDHEYHRGAKSQKDGPLPKLSADKSNPPLDSTVDQEEGSLIPSTQAPVGTHLALPEETLKRPDASQSSFVAVEHSYALLLAKHSKKHLQQRVAGPAFAKNGTKGPEAGTPVGKVMPFRHQQNTSPLQKLSEDPLLQRKSRLLSSSPRDFYCSHTVFSCDGSFRVTFTCEAEYVFSLDSKYTNNPLEKAVVRALHGPWNTDLPDNVEEVKLILHMWMALFYSSQSKLIQSSRKVVEHSSPTKFVSINSTLDSLEVSELEEPPCAERCNPLLETDETPRGHTAEVSFPDTHSLLPFIKPPPARGLELWVHNELKEGFAGEGHSDTPESQNFINSCSNEVIGGKAKQESSDKLETLSLVPSDIGSTQTNEPSLPGEDTALEPLDSTRVTSYNDGVPQVTFTKSHDGISNQPAICQKSVYSTLESKVGVFQATMQTKPGASQGLIQHSSPINTESQPSLEGKDDTGYVMINLEPVTLTFEKNTYVPIPTERVNRASEPATFNIELMKQVAPSMSLRHPGSIFEKAQTLRDMPSVAMSGQKDPKCLCSSSVSRVAPAEELCSLQKETPDPGSSSSSGNSVVTEALSLGKSSNYSSPREEVKLSQEFSLQTQSLFSVSPEEVTEPSPIEEVGSSASASLEKNYALTRIPPLSATPHGASELKDEVGLSSEKRNFESCSSFSKQTSLSLNREEVSLELSEEDSDINLTLTISPPTSPREEMPAGEIEQHQEAPLSNLELQEMTEEIIESEEVTLRANREGNSTSYTSVHPTVSEKAVENERKSGNLQTVTLVLSKDTCCALQIAEEVNVTSHFPFGSLIEEVSPASSPNPQVPVEVPQVPSQAVSPCSLKLPDTQCENWDKFSQIEARDLAITEENNSFVGPPHPGGEGHLPWIQQMQLCAEMPLILNHHGREDRCSTLPSKVTEAIIPCECDEGFFPSDKAPYCDRELDQPALAANSTHEFRPSLEKWVTSGNPLQTVSVENRNLDLNHLVLETSEPPLSPRKIIENKSLADTFSSTTVPGGIENVSFEQETSPKSIKKSLLCSDLKTNEGGYTQAQSLSFDSVDGADVLQAHLCSETPRLDWSSGSTPLAHFTRPMNIELGFQTQEIPVGRVTSLLKNSETKAELHEKHGDLGGAGSQSNTASPKGEQETVLQDLSPCGTINLFNGGLFPMCVAADSYRHTAVTSDNTSMEPLAPFVPQPHSPLVYGISKEQIENKSTGERLRTKEDSEVLSGDMDVSVNPDIHNEPLSGDSDKDPCSDCRNPKVDEDDPCTSRCIHTKKKEDASEDVYDSFPSLTTSDNKDWGCSNQVPGLETSIPARNQSIGLKKEDKCVPCYIQIRDLHGIPRTYANFTVTKEFKDTTRTLHSSRRHSSFTAKCDLLSFWTNTCQVADNLTQSTLDLEYLRFAHKLKQMVKSGDSQHSDFSSNVFPEESPLQITAGAFPLTKPPETPVLHPASRSWSPLIVTVTHSDAGRQGQHMRDLTSSNLDSPSFWKERCDHSTQHLSNSERNQAVPLHLNKLKYNSPLKESQSDISLILSEYAELNKVVMNHSQVIFQDRESSVASGEATPQEMCSSLPRRPASYEDMITDLCTSLHAKLKSVVREACKRTFLFYLVETEDKSFFIRTKSILRKSGHAEIEPQHFCQAFHRKNETLIVIIRNEDISSHLHQIPSLLKLKHFPSVIFAGVDSPEDVLDCTYQELFQTGGFMVSDDKILETLTLVQLKEIVKILERLNGNGRWKWLLHYRENKKLKEDVRVDPIAHKKNLILKSYQSANIIELLHYHQCDSRSSTKAEHLKCLLTLQVQHIHARFAVFLTEKPTVSREVFENSGILITDVNNFIENIQKVAAPFRSSYW
- the TASOR2 gene encoding protein TASOR 2 isoform X5, giving the protein MTPDSEFLDSEAEVRKETEREKNSGEMLKARQGTVVQVSPASNLRVQPKRKASMLPVVQSKRVNLCRSFPKSPAGASKRVDSPATLRLVKGHFPQKRKRVFETVSLSSDSLFQRAVSILHTSYLDSASEHGFQYSQVTLVKNDIFLNEYKTFYQEKKTNNYTEEELKETYGFLLSETENQAKLVCQRGLRVGSSAVTTLGDPAKGVYISKYSDYLQARPWHPGKPGYVVIFNLITGKVKFVSENYTTNYTSPSPGYDCHVAANTNKVSHKTSHFRAFELSQYYLYELSGSTVTERPRQLCPYAIVAFQYREPKRMAVAAHKSIFELSENVLSPWKGKLIIQGCLLCDITLWSSYGSVVPAQLPYELDFKYIMKVSSLRKRLPEAAFRKQNYLEEKVCCQDLCFNMYEVELSNKQGDKIDKLTKYIQNKQLAIIKCLEDRGFFILLTSSALISETNFGDDQMGLHGLHLLHSSPSTELKDLKVEDDISLKVMPVLPALHCALLEAQKSFTEEGICPNTLVKHNFQELYKVDQSPSLTADSQDGLKETASIGQLSSGFDLASPAEKCPLHALTQLKSYFSDPSGYILEVSTALDLLAECPQSPCISDGICDAEFSLVMTPDSEFLDSEAEVRKETKREKNSGRLLKARQGTVVQVSPASNLRVQPKRKASMLPMVQSKRVNLCRSFPKSPAGASKRVDSPATLRLVKGHFPQKRKRGAEVLTAQFVQTTKLDRKNQEAPISKDVPVATSAKMAKRQEKSPIKTVPRAKPPVKKSPQTQRVNVVKGNQNPRIRKQPQPAKGETASQLQSEISSDGQEDAISINTAQPESITVAHGDPPKNSLASCDSQALNMLADLALSASASPTPSSEPRKLPCPSGLPPSEVLPSEEHSSHGTSDHEYHRGAKSQKDGPLPKLSADKSNPPLDSTVDQEEGSLIPSTQAPVGTHLALPEETLKRPDASQSSFVAVEHSYALLLAKHSKKHLQQRVAGPAFAKNGTKGPEAGTPVGKVMPFRHQQNTSPLQKLSEDPLLQRKSRLLSSSPRDFYCSHTVFSCDGSFRVTFTCEAEYVFSLDSKYTNNPLEKAVVRALHGPWNTDLPDNVEEVKLILHMWMALFYSSQSKLIQSSRKVVEHSSPTKFVSINSTLDSLEVSELEEPPCAERCNPLLETDETPRGHTAEVSFPDTHSLLPFIKPPPARGLELWVHNELKEGFAGEGHSDTPESQNFINSCSNEVIGGKAKQESSDKLETLSLVPSDIGSTQTNEPSLPGEDTALEPLDSTRVTSYNDGVPQVTFTKSHDGISNQPAICQKSVYSTLESKVGVFQATMQTKPGASQGLIQHSSPINTESQPSLEGKDDTGYVMINLEPVTLTFEKNTYVPIPTERVNRASEPATFNIELMKQVAPSMSLRHPGSIFEKAQTLRDMPSVAMSGQKDPKCLCSSSVSRVAPAEELCSLQKETPDPGSSSSSGNSVVTEALSLGKSSNYSSPREEVKLSQEFSLQTQSLFSVSPEEVTEPSPIEEVGSSASASLEKNYALTRIPPLSATPHGASELKDEVGLSSEKRNFESCSSFSKQTSLSLNREEVSLELSEEDSDINLTLTISPPTSPREEMPAGEIEQHQEAPLSNLELQEMTEEIIESEEVTLRANREGNSTSYTSVHPTVSEKAVENERKSGNLQTVTLVLSKDTCCALQIAEEVNVTSHFPFGSLIEEVSPASSPNPQVPVEVPQVPSQAVSPCSLKLPDTQCENWDKFSQIEARDLAITEENNSFVGPPHPGGEGHLPWIQQMQLCAEMPLILNHHGREDRCSTLPSKVTEAIIPCECDEGFFPSDKAPYCDRELDQPALAANSTHEFRPSLEKWVTSGNPLQTVSVENRNLDLNHLVLETSEPPLSPRKIIENKSLADTFSSTTVPGGIENVSFEQETSPKSIKKSLLCSDLKTNEGGYTQAQSLSFDSVDGADVLQAHLCSETPRLDWSSGSTPLAHFTRPMNIELGFQTQEIPVGRVTSLLKNSETKAELHEKHGDLGGAGSQSNTASPKGEQETVLQDLSPCGTINLFNGGLFPMCVAADSYRHTAVTSDNTSMEPLAPFVPQPHSPLVYGISKEQIENKSTGERLRTKEDSEVLSGDMDVSVNPDIHNEPLSGDSDKDPCSDCRNPKVDEDDPCTSRCIHTKKKEDASEDVYDSFPSLTTSDNKDWGCSNQVPGLETSIPARNQSIGLKKEDKCVPCYIQIRDLHGIPRTYANFTVTKEFKDTTRTLHSSRRHSSFTAKCDLLSFWTNTCQVADNLTQSTLDLEYLRFAHKLKQMVKSGDSQHSDFSSNVFPEESPLQITAGAFPLTKPPETPVLHPASRSWSPLIVTVTHSDAGRQGQHMRDLTSSNLDSPSFWKERCDHSTQHLSNSERNQAVPLHLNKLKYNSPLKESQSDISLILSEYAELNKVVMNHSQVIFQDRESSVASGEATPQEMCSSLPRRPASYEDMITDLCTSLHAKLKSVVREACKRTFLFYLVETEDKSFFIRTKSILRKSGHAEIEPQHFCQAFHRKNETLIVIIRNEDISSHLHQIPSLLKLKHFPSVIFAGVDSPEDVLDCTYQELFQTGGFMVSDDKILETLTLVQLKEIVKILERLNGNGRWKWLLHYRENKKLKEDVRVDPIAHKKNLILKSYQSANIIELLHYHQCDSRSSTKAEHLKCLLTLQVQHIHARFAVFLTEKPTVSREVFENSGILITDVNNFIENIQKVAAPFRSSYW